A part of Gramella sp. MAR_2010_147 genomic DNA contains:
- a CDS encoding DUF2490 domain-containing protein: MKKLFSLLLISLFFTVNSNAQVDEDQHGGWYMYFWNTEFSDSKFGLQGDVQYRNWDVIGDLEQLLLRAGITYSPSDNVKFTLGYGNITSGVFGDSNDTSTESRIYQEALLPHKISERIYLKHRFRYEQRWVEDQDFRTRYRYNIFLNIPLNQPNLNKNSIYLAFYNELFINGQKDIGDGRRVELFDRNRLYGALGYAIKDNLKVQAGYMEQTSNSLSKGQIQLSLHHSF; this comes from the coding sequence TTGAAAAAATTATTTAGTTTACTCCTCATCTCATTATTTTTTACTGTGAATTCCAATGCCCAGGTAGATGAAGATCAACATGGTGGTTGGTATATGTATTTTTGGAATACAGAGTTCAGCGATTCAAAATTCGGCCTTCAGGGAGATGTGCAATACAGAAACTGGGATGTAATTGGTGATCTGGAACAACTTTTATTAAGAGCGGGTATTACTTATAGCCCATCAGATAATGTGAAATTTACACTGGGATACGGGAATATTACCTCAGGGGTGTTTGGAGATTCAAACGACACTTCAACTGAAAGCAGGATCTATCAGGAGGCGCTCCTCCCACATAAAATTTCTGAAAGAATTTATCTTAAACATAGATTTAGATATGAGCAAAGATGGGTAGAAGATCAGGATTTCAGGACCAGGTATCGCTATAATATATTTCTGAACATTCCCCTGAACCAACCTAATTTAAATAAAAACTCGATTTATCTGGCTTTTTACAATGAGCTATTTATCAATGGGCAGAAAGATATAGGAGATGGCCGCCGTGTAGAACTTTTTGATCGTAACAGGCTTTATGGAGCACTGGGTTATGCTATTAAAGATAACCTAAAAGTCCAGGCTGGATATATGGAGCAAACATCAAATAGCCTTAGTAAGGGACAAATTCAACTAAGCCTGCACCACAGCTTCTAA
- a CDS encoding DUF1028 domain-containing protein, with protein sequence MKKITLFFCLLGSLQLMSQNPEGVAKDAFAHTFSIVARDTVTGEMAVGVQSHWFSVGSIVSWGKAGVGVVATQSFVNPAYGPEGLELMASGISAEQALTQMVEKDQGRAFRQVAFLDANGNVSAFTGEKCVEAAEDLQGKNFSVQANMMLNDKVVPAMAEAFVRFSDYPLAERVVEALKAAQEAGGDIRGKQSAALVVVGPEKTSQSWEDKKIDLKVDDHQDPLEELSRLLKVARAYEHMNKGDLAVEAGDMEKALKEYGTAGKMFPDNLEMKFWKAVALANSGRIDEAKPIFKTVFEADANWKEMITRLPASGILTISEAELQEITE encoded by the coding sequence ATGAAAAAGATCACGCTGTTTTTTTGCCTCTTAGGCAGTCTTCAATTAATGTCTCAGAATCCAGAGGGCGTTGCTAAAGATGCATTTGCACATACCTTTTCTATTGTTGCCAGAGATACTGTTACCGGTGAAATGGCCGTAGGCGTTCAAAGTCACTGGTTCTCTGTAGGATCAATTGTATCCTGGGGAAAAGCTGGTGTTGGTGTGGTTGCTACACAATCTTTTGTAAATCCGGCATATGGTCCGGAAGGCCTGGAATTAATGGCTAGTGGTATCTCTGCCGAACAGGCTTTAACTCAAATGGTTGAAAAGGATCAGGGAAGAGCATTTAGACAGGTTGCTTTTTTAGATGCCAATGGCAATGTTTCTGCTTTTACCGGTGAAAAATGCGTGGAAGCCGCAGAAGATCTTCAAGGAAAGAACTTCTCTGTACAGGCTAATATGATGTTGAATGATAAGGTAGTTCCTGCCATGGCCGAGGCATTTGTGAGATTTTCAGACTATCCGCTGGCTGAAAGGGTGGTAGAAGCACTTAAAGCTGCTCAGGAAGCTGGCGGCGATATTCGGGGAAAACAGTCGGCTGCGCTGGTAGTAGTAGGACCTGAAAAAACGAGTCAAAGCTGGGAAGACAAAAAAATAGATCTTAAAGTAGATGACCATCAAGATCCGCTAGAAGAATTATCCAGACTTTTAAAGGTCGCAAGAGCTTATGAGCATATGAACAAGGGAGATCTCGCGGTGGAAGCCGGGGATATGGAAAAAGCGCTGAAAGAATATGGTACAGCAGGAAAAATGTTTCCTGACAACCTAGAAATGAAATTCTGGAAAGCAGTTGCGCTAGCCAATAGCGGAAGAATTGATGAAGCTAAACCTATTTTTAAAACAGTTTTTGAAGCTGATGCAAACTGGAAAGAAATGATCACCAGACTTCCAGCTTCTGGTATTCTAACAATTTCTGAAGCCGAACTCCAGGAAATTACCGAATAA
- a CDS encoding DUF3095 family protein, translating to MKGITTNFYRDLPVYDSSISKLIGDKTKFSNLPEDWHILVADIRNSTQAVLNGNHHQVNLVATGCVIAILNLAEANDVSVPFFFGGDGATFLIPEKIKDKSLSVLEKHNKNTQKNFGFSLAVGSLAINELYKKEIDLKISRVKANETLNIPVILGNGLHYAENMIKDDQLSEKIFPDETPLNMTGMECKWDRIKPPKENQEVVSLIIAGCGDTDFSSVYSSIMSNIDKIYGSIGRRKPISVRRLKIKAGLQRIKDEMMIKLGRWSFPAFIRSFMVSNFGEFYLRNTDAGKSYLQKLVELSDNLTLDGRINTVITGTKNQRKKLIAYLDELEKSNMVKYGFHVSEHSIMSCYVKDMSTDQHIHFIDGGDGGYTKAANQLKLKFQD from the coding sequence ATGAAAGGTATTACCACTAATTTCTATCGGGATCTTCCGGTCTATGATTCTTCTATAAGTAAGCTTATTGGAGACAAGACCAAATTTTCAAATCTACCGGAAGACTGGCATATTTTGGTTGCTGATATTCGCAATTCTACCCAGGCAGTTCTAAACGGAAATCATCACCAGGTAAATCTGGTTGCCACTGGTTGTGTCATTGCCATATTGAATCTTGCTGAAGCCAACGATGTCTCGGTTCCATTCTTTTTTGGAGGTGACGGGGCTACATTTCTTATTCCTGAAAAGATCAAGGACAAATCACTTTCAGTCCTCGAAAAACATAATAAGAATACACAGAAAAACTTCGGCTTTAGCCTTGCAGTAGGATCTTTAGCGATTAATGAATTATATAAAAAAGAAATTGATCTTAAGATTTCAAGAGTAAAGGCTAATGAAACACTTAATATTCCTGTGATTCTAGGGAACGGACTTCATTATGCTGAAAACATGATCAAAGATGATCAATTATCAGAAAAAATTTTCCCTGATGAAACTCCACTAAATATGACGGGAATGGAGTGTAAATGGGATCGCATAAAACCTCCAAAAGAAAATCAGGAAGTTGTAAGTCTAATTATTGCTGGATGTGGAGATACCGATTTTTCCAGTGTTTATTCCAGTATTATGTCTAACATAGATAAAATATACGGCTCTATTGGACGAAGAAAGCCAATATCGGTTAGAAGGCTAAAAATCAAAGCTGGCTTGCAAAGGATCAAAGATGAAATGATGATAAAACTTGGAAGATGGAGTTTTCCAGCTTTTATAAGAAGTTTTATGGTTTCAAATTTTGGTGAATTTTATCTTCGAAATACCGATGCCGGGAAAAGCTATCTTCAAAAATTAGTAGAGCTTTCAGATAATCTCACGCTGGATGGTAGAATTAATACTGTGATCACAGGGACTAAAAATCAACGTAAAAAGCTCATTGCCTATCTGGATGAGCTTGAAAAATCGAATATGGTCAAATACGGCTTTCATGTTAGTGAACATAGCATTATGTCTTGTTATGTAAAAGATATGAGTACAGATCAACACATTCATTTTATAGATGGTGGTGATGGGGGATATACAAAGGCAGCCAATCAGTTGAAATTGAAATTTCAGGATTAA
- a CDS encoding M20/M25/M40 family metallo-hydrolase produces the protein MIKKLSLVCLLLISVSLVSAQSQQEMVEKIVKEAEENSQLEKLAHELLDVVGPRLVGTPQMKNAHDWAVNRYSNWDISARNEEWGKWKGWERGITHIDMISPRIQNLEGRQLAWSPSTGKKGITAEVVIIPEAKDSLDFLEKIKSVKGKFVMISMPQPTGRPDDNWEEWATKQSFEKMKTERDSLEDLWDERLEKTGLSRRELPKVLEDAGAAGIISSYWSRGFGVNKIFSASTEEIPSLDISLEDYGLLYRLAKYGDKPEIKVTAESTEMGEVPTFNTIAEIKGSEKPEEYVILSAHFDSWDGATGATDNGTGTIVMMEAMRILKKLYPNPKRTILVGHWGSEEQGLNGSRAFVKDHPEIVKNVQVLFNQDNGTGRVVNISGNGFLNAYDYLGSWLYEVPDNVTEHIETNFPGTPGRGGSDYAAFVAAGAPAFNLSSLSWDYWNYTWHTNRDTYDKIVFDDVRNNVILTAVLAYMASEDPEKTSREKIKLPMSKRTGEQMTWPEARDANRRGGLD, from the coding sequence ATGATCAAAAAACTCAGCCTTGTATGCTTACTTCTTATTAGCGTTTCACTGGTTTCTGCGCAATCTCAGCAGGAAATGGTGGAGAAAATTGTAAAAGAAGCTGAAGAAAATTCACAATTAGAAAAACTGGCTCATGAACTACTGGATGTTGTTGGCCCCAGACTGGTTGGAACGCCACAAATGAAAAATGCTCATGACTGGGCGGTAAACAGGTATTCTAATTGGGATATTTCTGCCAGAAATGAAGAATGGGGAAAATGGAAAGGCTGGGAAAGAGGGATCACACATATAGATATGATCTCTCCACGAATTCAAAACCTGGAGGGTAGACAACTTGCATGGAGTCCTTCAACAGGGAAAAAAGGGATTACCGCTGAGGTTGTAATTATACCTGAAGCAAAAGACTCTCTTGATTTTCTTGAAAAAATAAAATCGGTCAAAGGAAAATTCGTGATGATTTCTATGCCGCAACCTACAGGCAGGCCAGATGATAACTGGGAAGAATGGGCTACGAAACAATCTTTCGAAAAAATGAAGACAGAGCGAGATTCTTTAGAAGATCTTTGGGATGAAAGACTGGAAAAAACGGGACTTTCCAGAAGAGAATTACCAAAAGTGCTGGAAGATGCCGGCGCAGCAGGAATCATTAGTTCTTACTGGTCAAGAGGATTTGGCGTGAATAAAATATTTTCAGCATCAACAGAAGAGATACCAAGCCTTGATATTTCTCTTGAAGATTATGGTTTATTATACCGATTAGCTAAATATGGAGATAAACCGGAAATAAAAGTAACGGCGGAGTCTACTGAAATGGGGGAAGTCCCAACTTTTAATACTATTGCTGAAATTAAAGGAAGTGAAAAACCAGAAGAATATGTTATCCTTTCTGCGCATTTTGATAGTTGGGATGGTGCAACGGGAGCAACCGATAATGGTACCGGAACTATTGTAATGATGGAAGCTATGAGGATCCTGAAAAAGCTGTATCCAAATCCGAAAAGAACTATTCTTGTGGGGCATTGGGGGAGTGAAGAGCAGGGTTTGAATGGATCCAGGGCTTTTGTGAAAGATCATCCTGAAATTGTTAAGAATGTGCAGGTATTATTTAATCAGGATAATGGAACCGGAAGAGTAGTAAATATTTCGGGTAACGGATTCTTAAATGCCTACGATTATCTTGGTAGCTGGCTTTACGAAGTTCCCGATAACGTAACAGAGCATATTGAGACGAATTTCCCTGGAACTCCTGGCAGAGGAGGATCAGACTACGCAGCATTTGTTGCTGCTGGCGCACCAGCTTTTAACCTGAGTTCATTGAGCTGGGATTACTGGAATTACACCTGGCATACCAACAGGGATACTTATGATAAGATCGTTTTTGATGATGTGAGGAACAATGTGATTCTTACTGCAGTATTAGCGTATATGGCCAGTGAAGATCCTGAAAAAACTTCAAGGGAAAAGATCAAATTACCCATGAGTAAAAGAACTGGAGAGCAAATGACCTGGCCAGAGGCACGAGATGCGAATAGAAGAGGAGGCTTAGATTAA
- a CDS encoding S9 family peptidase, whose amino-acid sequence MHKSFNVLIFFFLGSFLSFSQTSPLSVEKIMQDPDWMGTFPNSVQWGIHGENIYFKYNPDRNPADSLYRVEINNLNKIIKVSGKEQQQLIPTSGDFNQAKTRKVFTEEGDLIVYDVNSRKRKELLDLPFPINDPEFLLDNNKIAFKAENNVFIYDLQQGSIQQLTHIETGSESVKSDKKSSDKAAWLEEENLELLEVVNQRKKDDENSKAYRESLQKKADFVFYLKDKELGNLEVSPNGKYAGFSIINRERGESTEVPNYVDESGYTKDISARSKVGNMEYTAELALYNFEKDTVFIIDVSGLPGISKLPDYTKDYPDKDWEEEPREVIPSNVHFSEDGEKAVVNLRSTDNKDRWIALIDLQKGTLKSIEHQRDEAWLAGPGIGYTYYGYEELGWLPNNKHIYFQSEETGYSHLYILNVENGKKKDLTLGNYEVFDPSISNDKKHWYFTSSKVHAGERHFYRMPLMGGKMEMLTSMTGNNEVKLSPDEKYMAITFSYINEPEELYLKETGSEEEPQQLTSGQSEEFSNYNWREPELIKFKASDGAMVPARLFVPEESTKNKAAIVFVHGAGYLQNAHKWWSSYFREYMFHNLLTDLGYTVIDIDYRGSAGYGRDWRTGIYRHMGGKDLSDQVDGVKYLLENHDIDPEKVGIYGGSYGGFITLMAMFTEADTFKAGAALRSVTDWAHYNHGYTSNILNEPSKDPKAYRRSSPIYFAEGLEGDLLIAHGMVDTNVHFQDVVRLSQRLIELGKEDWEMAVYPVEGHGFIEPGSWTDEYRRILKLFNESLLAK is encoded by the coding sequence ATGCATAAAAGCTTTAACGTTCTTATATTTTTCTTTTTAGGCAGCTTTCTGTCATTTTCACAAACCTCACCTCTGAGTGTAGAAAAAATTATGCAGGATCCAGACTGGATGGGAACTTTCCCAAATTCAGTACAATGGGGAATACATGGAGAAAACATCTATTTTAAATACAATCCAGATAGAAACCCCGCCGATTCCCTATACAGAGTAGAGATCAATAATCTGAATAAGATCATAAAAGTTTCAGGAAAAGAGCAACAGCAGCTAATTCCAACAAGTGGTGATTTTAACCAGGCAAAAACCAGAAAGGTTTTTACTGAAGAGGGGGATCTTATAGTCTATGACGTAAATTCCAGAAAAAGGAAAGAACTACTCGATCTTCCTTTCCCTATTAACGACCCTGAATTCCTGCTGGACAATAATAAGATAGCGTTTAAGGCGGAAAACAATGTTTTTATTTATGACCTTCAGCAGGGTAGTATTCAACAGCTTACCCATATAGAAACTGGATCAGAATCGGTGAAATCTGATAAAAAATCTTCAGATAAAGCTGCATGGTTAGAAGAGGAAAACCTCGAACTACTGGAAGTAGTAAATCAACGCAAGAAGGACGATGAGAACTCAAAAGCTTACAGAGAATCTCTTCAAAAGAAAGCTGATTTTGTTTTTTATTTGAAAGACAAAGAACTTGGAAACCTGGAAGTATCTCCAAATGGGAAATATGCAGGTTTTAGCATTATAAACAGAGAACGCGGTGAAAGTACCGAAGTTCCTAATTATGTAGATGAAAGTGGTTATACCAAAGATATCTCAGCTAGAAGTAAGGTAGGTAATATGGAATATACCGCAGAACTTGCTCTTTATAATTTTGAAAAAGATACGGTATTTATAATTGATGTGTCGGGACTACCAGGGATCTCCAAACTTCCAGATTATACCAAAGACTATCCTGATAAAGATTGGGAAGAGGAACCCAGAGAGGTGATCCCGTCTAATGTTCATTTTTCTGAAGATGGTGAAAAAGCGGTGGTTAACCTACGATCTACCGATAATAAAGATAGATGGATCGCCCTCATTGACCTTCAAAAAGGAACGCTAAAATCTATAGAACACCAACGTGATGAAGCCTGGCTTGCAGGGCCTGGAATTGGCTACACCTATTATGGTTATGAGGAATTAGGCTGGTTACCAAACAATAAACATATCTACTTTCAAAGCGAAGAAACCGGATATTCACATTTATATATTCTGAATGTTGAAAACGGAAAGAAAAAAGATCTTACATTAGGAAATTATGAGGTTTTTGATCCATCTATTTCCAATGATAAAAAGCACTGGTATTTCACCTCTTCAAAAGTGCATGCAGGAGAGCGACATTTCTACAGAATGCCACTGATGGGCGGAAAGATGGAAATGCTAACCAGTATGACGGGGAATAACGAGGTAAAACTTTCTCCTGACGAGAAATACATGGCGATCACCTTTTCTTATATTAACGAACCTGAAGAATTATACCTGAAAGAAACAGGTTCTGAGGAGGAACCGCAGCAGCTTACAAGTGGACAATCTGAAGAGTTTTCAAACTATAATTGGAGAGAGCCGGAATTGATAAAATTTAAGGCCAGCGACGGTGCAATGGTGCCGGCCAGACTTTTTGTTCCAGAAGAATCTACAAAAAATAAGGCTGCCATTGTATTTGTACATGGAGCAGGATACCTTCAAAATGCCCATAAATGGTGGTCCAGTTATTTTAGAGAATATATGTTTCATAATCTTCTAACCGATCTGGGCTACACGGTAATTGACATAGATTATCGCGGAAGTGCCGGTTATGGACGGGACTGGAGAACTGGTATCTATCGCCACATGGGCGGAAAAGACCTTAGCGACCAGGTTGACGGTGTGAAATACTTACTCGAAAATCACGATATTGACCCTGAAAAAGTAGGCATCTATGGCGGCAGTTATGGCGGTTTTATTACACTAATGGCCATGTTCACAGAAGCAGATACTTTTAAGGCAGGAGCCGCTTTAAGATCGGTTACAGACTGGGCACATTATAATCATGGGTATACCTCCAATATTTTAAATGAGCCTTCTAAAGACCCTAAAGCGTATCGCAGATCATCACCTATTTATTTTGCGGAAGGTTTAGAAGGAGATCTTTTAATAGCTCATGGAATGGTAGATACCAATGTGCACTTTCAGGATGTTGTAAGATTATCACAGCGGCTCATAGAACTGGGCAAAGAAGACTGGGAAATGGCGGTCTATCCTGTTGAAGGACATGGTTTTATTGAACCAGGCAGCTGGACCGATGAATACAGAAGAATTCTGAAATTATTTAATGAAAGTTTATTAGCTAAATGA
- a CDS encoding cysteine desulfurase-like protein: MIDIEFVRNQFPALERDFIFMDNAGGSQVLSKVAERISGYLLHHNVQLGASYKVSEEAGKKLKYATSRIAELVNASRDEEIVIGSSTTMLMRILSISISKQWKKGDEVIVTNTDHEANVSPWMDLKEKGIEVRIWKVNPETLELEISDLRKLMNSRTKLVAVTHASNVLGTINPIKKISKEVHKAGALICVDGVAYAPHRKVDVQELDADFYTFSWYKTYGPHLAVMYGKYNKLVKLESLNHYFIGKKEVPYKLQPGNFNFELTYSTLGIIEYYEEFYRHHFNSKSISFSEKLTETFETIASHEEKLATILLEYLNDVPDVKIIGSTRPDALVRVPTISFIHKGLRSDEIVEKVDAHRIGIRFGDFYAKKLIKALDLQAKNGVVRVSLVHYNTLQEVNKLVGIFKQIF, encoded by the coding sequence ATGATAGATATTGAATTTGTAAGAAATCAGTTTCCTGCGCTGGAAAGAGATTTTATTTTTATGGATAACGCCGGTGGCTCTCAGGTTTTAAGTAAGGTGGCCGAAAGAATTAGCGGCTATCTTCTTCATCATAACGTACAGTTGGGAGCTTCTTATAAAGTTTCAGAAGAAGCGGGCAAAAAACTGAAATATGCAACCTCCAGAATTGCAGAATTGGTAAACGCTTCCAGAGATGAAGAAATAGTCATAGGCTCATCTACCACCATGCTCATGCGTATTTTATCTATCAGCATTAGCAAACAATGGAAAAAGGGAGATGAAGTGATCGTAACCAATACAGATCACGAGGCTAATGTCTCTCCCTGGATGGATCTTAAGGAAAAGGGCATTGAAGTAAGAATATGGAAAGTGAATCCTGAGACTTTGGAACTGGAAATTTCAGATCTAAGGAAGTTGATGAACAGTCGCACAAAACTTGTTGCGGTAACCCATGCTTCTAATGTTCTTGGAACTATAAATCCAATCAAAAAAATTTCAAAAGAAGTTCATAAAGCCGGAGCACTTATTTGCGTTGATGGTGTTGCCTATGCCCCACATAGAAAAGTAGATGTTCAGGAACTTGATGCAGATTTCTATACTTTTAGCTGGTATAAAACCTACGGACCCCATCTGGCTGTGATGTACGGAAAGTATAATAAGCTAGTAAAACTGGAAAGCCTTAACCATTATTTTATTGGAAAAAAAGAGGTGCCTTATAAGCTCCAGCCGGGAAATTTCAATTTTGAATTAACTTACAGCACGCTAGGAATTATTGAGTATTACGAGGAATTTTACCGCCATCATTTTAATTCCAAATCAATCAGTTTTTCAGAAAAACTCACCGAAACCTTTGAAACCATTGCTTCTCATGAAGAGAAATTGGCGACGATACTTCTGGAGTATTTAAATGATGTCCCCGATGTAAAGATAATTGGGAGCACTAGACCAGACGCTTTAGTGCGCGTTCCTACGATTTCGTTTATTCATAAAGGCTTAAGAAGTGATGAGATCGTTGAAAAAGTTGACGCTCATAGAATTGGAATAAGATTTGGCGATTTCTATGCCAAAAAGCTCATTAAGGCATTAGACCTTCAGGCAAAGAATGGAGTGGTTAGAGTAAGTCTTGTCCACTACAACACCCTTCAGGAAGTAAATAAACTTGTTGGTATTTTTAAGCAGATATTTTAA
- a CDS encoding glycoside hydrolase family 97 protein, translating to MKKFLLLTLFLVGATHFSVAQNFQSPDGNLKMNFSLQDDGTPNYKLSFNGEDVIKTSKLGLNLKEQEDLLANFSIESTKESGFDNTWMPVWGESKEIRNNYNELEVNLVQKETGRKLIVRFRLFNEGLGFRYEFPEQENLVYFIIEEERTQFAMTGDHTAFWIPGDYDSQEYDYTESKLSEIREKFDGAVQPNASQEQFSKTGVQTSLMMKTEDGLYINLHEAALVDYSLMNLNLDDKNMVFESWLTPDAVENKGYLQTPAVSPWRTITVSDDARDILASNMNLNLNEPNKLEDTSWIKPVKYIGVWWEMITGKSSWAYTDELASIKLGETDYSKTEPNGKHAANTEHVKEYIDFAAEHGFDAVLVEGWNQGWEDWFGKSKDYVFDFVTPYPDFDVEEIHEYAKSKGVKMMMHHETSGAIRNYERHLDTAYQFMNKYDYPAVKSGYVGDIIPRGEHHYAQWAINHYLFAVKKAADYKVMVNAHEAVRPTGLRRTYPNLIGNESARGTEFQAFGGSKPNHVTILPFTRLIGGPMDYTPGIFEMDISKLNPDNNSHVNSTIANQLALYVTMYSPLQMAADLPENYMRFPDAFQFIKDVALDWDESIYLEAEPGDYITVARKKKGSSNWFVGNVNGNEARTSKIEFDFLEKGKNYIATIYSDASDAHYKTNPQAYEIKKYRVNSKSELSQKSVPGGGYAISIMEAEKTELKDLKKL from the coding sequence ATGAAAAAATTCTTATTACTTACATTGTTCCTGGTAGGAGCGACTCACTTTTCTGTCGCCCAAAATTTTCAGTCACCAGATGGAAATCTGAAAATGAATTTTTCTTTACAGGACGATGGAACTCCGAATTATAAATTATCCTTTAATGGAGAGGATGTTATTAAAACCAGTAAACTCGGCCTTAATTTGAAAGAGCAGGAAGATTTGCTTGCAAATTTCAGTATAGAAAGTACAAAAGAGTCAGGTTTTGATAATACCTGGATGCCGGTTTGGGGAGAATCAAAAGAGATAAGGAACAATTATAACGAGCTTGAAGTAAATCTTGTTCAGAAAGAAACCGGGAGAAAATTAATTGTTCGTTTCAGGCTTTTTAATGAAGGTCTTGGATTTAGATATGAATTTCCAGAGCAGGAAAATCTGGTGTATTTCATAATTGAAGAAGAGCGTACGCAATTTGCAATGACGGGAGATCATACTGCATTCTGGATTCCTGGTGACTATGATTCCCAGGAATATGATTATACTGAATCTAAACTTTCTGAAATTAGGGAAAAGTTTGATGGAGCAGTTCAGCCAAATGCTTCCCAGGAGCAGTTTTCTAAAACAGGGGTGCAAACTTCCCTGATGATGAAAACTGAGGATGGTTTGTATATCAATTTACATGAAGCAGCTTTAGTTGATTATTCATTGATGAATCTTAATCTTGATGATAAGAATATGGTCTTTGAATCCTGGTTAACACCAGATGCGGTTGAAAATAAAGGATATTTGCAAACACCTGCTGTTTCTCCGTGGAGAACTATTACGGTAAGCGATGATGCCCGTGATATACTGGCTTCTAATATGAATCTGAATCTTAACGAACCAAATAAACTGGAAGATACTTCATGGATCAAACCAGTTAAATATATTGGAGTTTGGTGGGAGATGATTACAGGTAAAAGTTCCTGGGCGTATACAGATGAGCTGGCTTCTATAAAATTAGGAGAAACCGATTACTCTAAAACTGAACCTAACGGAAAACATGCTGCAAATACAGAGCACGTAAAAGAATATATAGATTTTGCTGCAGAGCATGGTTTTGATGCCGTACTGGTTGAAGGTTGGAATCAGGGCTGGGAAGACTGGTTTGGGAAATCCAAAGATTATGTTTTTGATTTTGTAACTCCTTATCCAGATTTTGATGTGGAAGAAATACATGAATATGCTAAAAGTAAAGGAGTTAAAATGATGATGCATCATGAAACTTCGGGTGCCATTAGAAATTATGAACGTCATTTGGATACTGCTTATCAGTTTATGAATAAGTATGATTATCCTGCGGTAAAAAGTGGATATGTAGGTGATATTATTCCGCGAGGAGAACATCATTACGCACAATGGGCCATAAATCATTATCTATTTGCCGTTAAAAAAGCTGCAGATTATAAAGTGATGGTGAATGCGCATGAAGCGGTTAGACCAACAGGATTGAGGAGAACCTACCCCAATCTTATAGGAAATGAATCAGCCCGTGGAACCGAATTCCAGGCCTTTGGTGGTTCTAAACCAAATCATGTCACAATTCTTCCATTTACCAGATTGATAGGTGGCCCAATGGATTATACTCCGGGGATTTTTGAAATGGACATCAGTAAACTGAATCCAGATAATAATTCCCATGTGAACAGCACCATAGCCAATCAATTGGCATTGTATGTTACCATGTATAGTCCGTTGCAGATGGCGGCAGACCTACCAGAAAATTATATGAGATTCCCTGATGCCTTTCAGTTTATTAAAGATGTAGCTTTAGACTGGGATGAGAGCATCTACCTGGAAGCAGAACCGGGAGATTATATCACCGTTGCCAGAAAGAAGAAAGGAAGTAGTAACTGGTTTGTTGGAAATGTCAATGGAAATGAAGCAAGAACTTCTAAGATCGAATTTGATTTCCTTGAAAAAGGGAAGAATTATATAGCGACGATTTATTCAGATGCGTCTGATGCTCATTATAAGACCAACCCGCAGGCTTATGAGATCAAAAAATACAGAGTGAACAGTAAATCTGAACTTTCCCAGAAATCTGTTCCAGGAGGTGGTTATGCTATTAGTATCATGGAAGCTGAAAAAACTGAACTGAAAGATTTGAAGAAACTATAA